The genomic stretch GATCATTTCGGCAACATTTCATGGAGCGACGCCGATCGGGTCAATCGCCTGATCACCGAGGAGATCCCGGCAAGGGTTGCTGCTGACAGCGCATACCAGAACGCCCGGAACAACTCCGATAAACAGAATGCGCGTATTGAGCATGACAAAGCGCTGCTTCGTGTGATGACCGCTCTGCTCAAGGACGACACGGAGCTCTTCAAACAGTTTAGCGACAACGAAGGGTTCCGGCGATGGCTATCCGATGCCATATTCGCACTGACGTACACCGAAGCGAAGGCCTAATTGGCCTGAGTGCAACTGGTGGGAGTTCTGACAGGGAAGTTCTCCATCGTCCACGAGCAGATGGTTGTGATCAGCACTCTGTATGAATCTGTCATTCACTAGAGCATAACAAGCCCTGAAATTCCTCTTTTGATGAGTTGTGCCGGGAAGAGGGACAATTGAGGCACCTTTGTGGATTACTGTAGCGGAGCAAACATGCAAAGATCATATTGCTCTGTAGGCGCCATCTTCTAATTGACGATTCTCATGCCGCCGATACTCAAGAACAGCGACCTAACCATTCCTCTTTACCAGGTGCGCTACGATGACGAGGATGAATTACAGGCAACATTGGCGCAGCATCCGGAACTCCTTCGTGAAGACACTGATGTTCCGCTCCGAACGGTGCGCCGGGAAGTGTCGATGGAAGGGCAATATCTTGACATTCTCATGGTCGACGCTACGGGCATGCCCATCGCCGTCGAGGTGAAACTTGCCAAGAATGCTGACATACGCCGTAAAATTGTAGGCCAGATATTGGAATACGCATCTCTGCTGTCCAACCTGACTGTTGACGAGCTTGATTCGATTGCCCGGGGAGCACTGAACGAAACATTGCACGCGTTCGCTGTAGAAGGCGAGACAACATTCGAAGATCTCCGAAAAGCATGCGGCACTCACCTCCGGGCGGGACAGGTGCGCATTATTATTGCCGTGGACGAAGCTCCAGAGGGTCTGATTCAAATATTCGAGTTTCTGAGCCGAAGGAGCGATCTCGATATCAGGCTAGTGCAGCTGCATAAGTACCTCCTCAAAACGGGAGAGATTCTTGTCGTCCCGAACCTCCTCGTCAAGCCCGAAAACATCAGGTCGCGCAAACTCATCGATCCCCGGTTCATGCAGGTGATCCTCGCATACCAGGATATTGCGCCCGAGGGCTTCCCCATCTGGGAGGACGACGAACCCGACTGGAGACTGGTCTGCCCCTCTGCATGGAAGGAACTGTGGGTTCACTATGAGTTCTGCGACTGGGGGAAAACTATCGGCGTTGAGATCCATCTCGAAGATGAACCGGTGAAGCCCCTGCAAGAACTCTTACTGTCGTTTAAAGAGGACTGGACGAAGAAATACCCTGAGCGGGAAATTGTTTGGGATCCTGACTGGCAGGACTGCGGTCGTGTAGGTGTCCTCTTCCCAAAAAAAACAGATCCTGCAGTAATTGCAAAAACAATGCGTGAGATCATCGAGGAGACGAGTGCTGAAATCCAGAAGCAGATCGACTTACTGCCATTAGAATAATCAGTATGCCTCATACGCGTCAAGGGCTCCAGAAGCAGTCTCCGTTGCACAGGGCACCGGGAAACCGGAGATCGGCAAGCGAATCCCGTCTGTTGTCGGATCCGTTGTTGCATATCTCCATACAACAACACCGGGCTCATGTCTGCGAGCGCGGGGTCCTCCATTCCCCCACACTCGATACGATCAGAACATATGATAAGAGGGAGATAATGGTCGAAGCTGCGCCTAATTTCCGTATTGTATATCGTGGAATGACAGAAAAAACCGCAGAGCGTCTACTAAGCAACAACGTGTTCACCAATAAAGGATTCACCGACACGACTCTCAATCCCTGGAATGCCTGCGAGCCACTGGACTCGGAGCGCCGCGATTCGTTTCATAACTTGATGGCAATCAGCATTCCAGAAGGAGCACATGGATTGTATGTTCCGGAGCAGGAGATGATCGTACTGCACCGAGATCTCACCCTGAAGTGCATCGGTGTATCGATGTTCAACTCAGTGATGATCGCTCCGGATGGTCCCCGGAGCATCCGGATATTTGCGATGGAGATGATGGAACAATGATCATCAAAGAAAGATTCATCGAAGACGACCCGGCCACTTTAACGTGGAGCAGTGAGCTCATAACTGCTGAAGAGAGAAAACGGGCAGAAGAAATATTCATCTGGATCAGTCAAAACTAATTAAATACCGCAGGATGATTGGAAACCGGTGTCACCTGCGGCCAATCCAGAAGCAGATTGACGCGACATTCATATCGACGTCATTTCATTTTCACTTTCACCACCTCCACCGCACGTTCATATAACCCCGTTTCCTGATCGCTTACCTATGAGGCAGAGAGACGCCCTTCGCTACGACCAGACGCTCTTTCGCGATCGTAAGGTCTTCGAGTTCGCCTACATGCCCGACGAGCCCCATCATCGCGACGCCCGGATCCGCGAACTCGCCCTCCTCACTCAGCCGGCCCTCCGGAGCGTCATCCCGAAGAGCGCGTTCCTCCACGCCCCACCCGGCACCGGCAAGACCGCCCCCGTCCGCCGGATCCTGCCTCAGCAACCGTTTAATACATTAAACAATCATTCAATATATTATATGCTCTGCGAGTTCAAGAAGTTCGTCGGGTTCCGGATCCTCGCCTGGTTCCTCACCCACCCCACAGGCGAGATCCACATCAATAAACTTGCCCGGGAGATCGGGGTCAGCCCGGGGAGCGTCAAGTCGTATGCCGATGCTTTCGAGCGGGACGGGCTCCTCACCGTCACGCAGATCGGGACGGCGAGGCTCCTTGCTCTCGATAACAACTCCCTCGCCGCCCGCGAGTTGAAGCGGGCCTACACTGTTCTTCTCCTCGTCCGGGCCGGCATCGAGGAGATCGCGCCGGGAAGCATCGCGGTCGCAGTCTATGGGAGCACCGCGTCGGGAACCTTCGACGAGCAGAGCGACATCGATATCCTGGTCATCGGCGACGAGAGCCAGATCGATCACGATCGGGTGCTGGCACTGGAAGCAGCGACCGGCCGTGAGGCGCAGGTGACGACCGTTCCGTACTACCGGTGGGAGCAGATGAAAGAGGAGAGCGATCCGTTTGTTGCCGGTGTCCTCCAAAATCACATCCATGTTTTCGGGGCGGCGCTATGAGGTGGCGGGAGTGCGTCGATCAGGTCGGGGCGGAGAGAAGGCAGGACTGTTTTGACACGCTATAGAAACTTCCGCCCCATCTGGATCAACTTGCTATGTATATTCATGCAACAACCCTGAGATCATGTCAGCAAGCGCCGGATCCGCCCACTCTCCCACACTCGACACGATCAGGATGGTCGAAGACTTCATCCGGGAGCACAGCGGCGAATACCGCCGCCGGGCGCTGTGGGAACGCCTGCCGTGGAAAGTCATGTATCAGACGTTCAAGACGATCATCGAGTACCTTCTGGAGTCAGGTAAGATCGCCATCGATGCACAGGGCAAGGTCCGCTGGATCTACGATCCGGAGTTTACCCGGTGGTATCTGGCCCGTGAAGACCTGCGGATCCGATGAAGGCGGCAGTCTTCTTTGCCGACACGATCCTGTTTTTTCCGATTCACACACTGCCAGCGGTAGGCTTCATGGCTGGATGTCGTGCAGCCCCATTGGAGTAATCATCTCCATTCCCTCCTGCTCGTTTCGGAGAGCAGGCGCCGTATCCTCTCGATGAACTGACCGGCATGCTCGACAGCCGCCAGAACCTCGGTGGTGGTCGGCGCCGGGCCGAACGAATACTGGCTCTCGTGGCGTTGTGTTCGCATCCTGGAAAACATTAACACCCACTCCTCTTCGAGGTCTCCTGACTGCGCATAGTGGTTAAGGTACAGTTCAATGCAATAGTGGCTCTTTTCGCGGATACCATCGCGGAAGAGTACCGCACGGGCTGCGTGGAACCATGCCATGTACGCACCCGTCAGGCTTATCCTCCTTGCGCCGAGACCGGCTACCTGCTGTGCTTCGTCAAGGTAGGAGGCGGCAAGGTTCAGCGATCCGTTCGCCTTCTCCACGGAAGGTGCGACCCTGCGAAGCATCTTCTCTTTAAAGCAGTCTTCAATAGATGTCAATGGATGCACCTCCGAGAGTCACACTCGACCGGACGAGGTTGGTGTAGAACGGCTGATCGGTCTCTCTCAGGTCGGAGAGCCTCTCTGAGGTGAGGATAAGCAGGTTTGTCTCTGCCCCGACCGTCGCACCTGCACTCTTCCCGACTCTCGCCGCAGGGACCTCGAGATCCGGCGTATACGCATCGACCAGCACCCAGAGGTCAAGGTCGCTACCGGCCGTGTTCGTCCCCTCTGCATAACTCCCGTACACTCCTATCCCCCGTGCCCATTCCGGGAGCACAACCGCGGTCATAAGGAGATCGATGTTGAGCAGGCGTTTCACCGCCAGACTTCGGGCGTTCTCATTCCAGGCGTACACCCGACCGCGTTGCGTACAAAATCCGTTCCGGGAAAGCAGGCGCATATAGCGCGAGACAAGGGCTTTCGAAGTCCCGGTCGCCGCGACAACCGTCGTCACTGTTGCCGGGCTCCTTTCGGCAACATACCGGAGGATGCGTACCCTCTCCTCGGTTTTGAAAAGTTCGGACAGTACCGATTTTTCCATACTGTTTCTACTCCGTGAAGAGATTGTTTCCGTTCCAGAAACAAAGTGTTTCCGATCTGGAAACAGAATGTTTCTGATCTGGAAACACCCTCGTGTGGGAGATCCGGGATAGGTGCCCGGGTTCACTGCCCACGAAGTACACCCTCACTTCGGGCATACCCTGACACAGAGGCCGCACCGGAGCCCCCCGAGCGCTTGAAACATATACTCGGCGCACCGCTCCCGGCGGATCTCGCCGTCGGCGGTGAACGCCGCGGCCGGGCAGGCCTCGACGCACTTCATACAGTTCTTGCAGTCTTCATTCAGGAGAGGACGCAGGGGGCCTTCCGGTCCCTTGAGAGGGGCATCCGTGACGATGGCGGTCATGCGGACCCGCGGGCCGAACTCGTCCGTGATCAGGAGATGGTTGATCCCGTAGGTCCCGAGACCCGCACAGTACGCCGCGTACTTGATGGACATATCAGCCATGAGCGTCTCGCGGTCTGCGTACCAGTACCCGAACTCGCTGCCCTCCGTAGGGACGATCGTGGCTTTGTAGCCCTCCTTCTCGATCAGACGCGCCAGCCGGAAGGCAATGACCCGGAGCGTCGCCGTGCCCGCCATCAGGGTATTGGTATACTCGGCCCTGCCCTTCGGCAGGCTCTCGATCGAGCCTCGCGGCACCGCAACGCCGAGGACAATCACCGAGCGTGCATCCTCCATGATCTCCCGCGGGTTGTTGCCCGCGTATTCCGGATCTTCGAAGTTCCGCACGTCGGCAACCCGAAGAGATCCGCACCCATCTCGACGGCGATCTGGTGTAGCTGATTGGTGTATGCGTTCTCGGTCATTCTGGTATTCACCTGTGGTTTCAGGTTTGGCGGCGATTTTGCACATAGGTCGGGAAGCGAACGGGTAGACCGGAGCATCCTCTACGATGGGCACCCGGTGCTCGAACCGAAGGTACAACCCCCGAACACCGCGGCCGGGAAGGACGGTGCACCCGGTACCGCCCCACGGATTCGTATCACGCATCGCCGACGATGGACTGCACATCCTGCTTCAGCCCGGGATCGTACCTCGTCGCGTTCTCAAAGCACGCCGCCGCCTCGTCGGTCTTATTCATGTTCGTCAGGATGACTCCTTTCAGGTACCAGGCCAGCCCGTATTCCGGGTCCAGTTCAAGCGCCCTGTTGCAGCTCTCCAGCGCTTCGGCATACTGGTTGTGGTAATTGTTGTAGTACATCCCCCGGATACACCACGCCTCGGCGTTGTTCGGCTCCGCTGCAACCCGGTTATCGTAATACTCCTGGCTTCCGGCATAGGTGATGCAGCCGCTGGAAAAGAGAATAAGTATCAGCACACAGCAGAGGCCTGCGGCCGGGAACAGGGCCTTCATAGAGCCGTATTGAATCCGGCGGCTAATGAACGTTATGCCGTTGCCGGGAACGGGGATATCTTCGTGGTCGCCGGCAGCCGGACGGTTACGTTTAAATGAGGAGCCTGAGCCTTATCCTGTATGGAGAGAGGCTCGATAGAAGAAATAGGGGCGACATTCACCGGGATGAACCGCCACTTCGAGGAGAGGTACCGGGAGACGTTCGCGATACCTGAGGATGCCCTGCAGGGG from Methanoculleus chikugoensis encodes the following:
- a CDS encoding 4Fe-4S dicluster domain-containing protein translates to MRNFEDPEYAGNNPREIMEDARSVIVLGVAVPRGSIESLPKGRAEYTNTLMAGTATLRVIAFRLARLIEKEGYKATIVPTEGSEFGYWYADRETLMADMSIKYAAYCAGLGTYGINHLLITDEFGPRVRMTAIVTDAPLKGPEGPLRPLLNEDCKNCMKCVEACPAAAFTADGEIRRERCAEYMFQALGGLRCGLCVRVCPK
- a CDS encoding HEPN domain-containing protein, with the protein product MTSIEDCFKEKMLRRVAPSVEKANGSLNLAASYLDEAQQVAGLGARRISLTGAYMAWFHAARAVLFRDGIREKSHYCIELYLNHYAQSGDLEEEWVLMFSRMRTQRHESQYSFGPAPTTTEVLAAVEHAGQFIERIRRLLSETSRREWR
- a CDS encoding tetratricopeptide repeat protein; the protein is MKALFPAAGLCCVLILILFSSGCITYAGSQEYYDNRVAAEPNNAEAWCIRGMYYNNYHNQYAEALESCNRALELDPEYGLAWYLKGVILTNMNKTDEAAACFENATRYDPGLKQDVQSIVGDA
- a CDS encoding nucleotidyltransferase domain-containing protein: MTTVVAATGTSKALVSRYMRLLSRNGFCTQRGRVYAWNENARSLAVKRLLNIDLLMTAVVLPEWARGIGVYGSYAEGTNTAGSDLDLWVLVDAYTPDLEVPAARVGKSAGATVGAETNLLILTSERLSDLRETDQPFYTNLVRSSVTLGGASIDIY
- a CDS encoding nucleotidyltransferase domain-containing protein; translated protein: MRQRDALRYDQTLFRDRKVFEFAYMPDEPHHRDARIRELALLTQPALRSVIPKSAFLHAPPGTGKTAPVRRILPQQPFNTLNNHSIYYMLCEFKKFVGFRILAWFLTHPTGEIHINKLAREIGVSPGSVKSYADAFERDGLLTVTQIGTARLLALDNNSLAARELKRAYTVLLLVRAGIEEIAPGSIAVAVYGSTASGTFDEQSDIDILVIGDESQIDHDRVLALEAATGREAQVTTVPYYRWEQMKEESDPFVAGVLQNHIHVFGAAL